In one window of Deltaproteobacteria bacterium DNA:
- a CDS encoding fused MFS/spermidine synthase, translating into MILPWFGGSAAVWTTCMLFFQAVLLFGYLYAYGAVRLLKPKAQSAVHVLLLFASVLLLPIVPGTGWKPTGTEDPSLRILLLLLATVGLPYFTLSATSPLLQAWYARTHEGAVPYRLFALSNAGSMLGLLSYPVLVEPYFAVQRQAAGWSAAFLVFCLLCGAAAVLCAGKGKEDAAPQAIPQGGEDMEKPVTGTMLLWTALAACASALLLAVTNHLTQNVAAIPFLWVLPLTLYLLSFILCFSVEGRYRRIFYLPLLAAALGGMCHLLSPGYETAGLVLLIPVYAGGLFVACMVCHGELAALKPHPRHLTAFYLMISLGGATGGIFVGLVAPYGFRGYYELPAGIAACAVLATVVLYRLPSSAAHWARWRGALLLAAAAGTLALFAALGWQVRRDARGARVMERNFYGGLRVSDSGNPDSESAIRTLVHGTIYHGRQFLSPSMRRRPTAYYGPSSGIGLALRSLAGKKPRRVGVIGLGAGTIAAYGKRGDRYRFYEINPLVIRFADTEFSFLRDTEAEVEVVPGDARLSMETEPRQDFDLLAVDAFSGDSIPVHLLTREAFGVYFRHLKDRGVLAVHVSNKYLDLKPVVRLAALSMGKEAVTVETEDDPANAWYGSTWILISGGRALFDFPPLKEAGKPLAARENVGLWTDEYSNLFRILK; encoded by the coding sequence ATGATCCTGCCCTGGTTCGGAGGTTCGGCGGCGGTCTGGACCACCTGCATGCTATTCTTCCAGGCGGTCCTTCTCTTCGGTTATCTCTACGCGTACGGTGCAGTAAGGCTGCTCAAGCCCAAGGCGCAGTCCGCGGTCCACGTCCTGTTGTTGTTCGCGAGCGTCCTCCTCCTGCCGATCGTCCCCGGGACCGGCTGGAAGCCCACGGGCACGGAAGACCCCTCTCTGCGCATTCTTCTGTTGCTGCTTGCCACCGTCGGGCTCCCCTACTTTACCCTCTCCGCCACGAGCCCCCTGCTTCAGGCCTGGTACGCAAGGACGCACGAAGGGGCCGTCCCCTACAGGCTCTTCGCCCTTTCCAACGCGGGCTCCATGCTGGGGCTGCTTTCCTATCCCGTGCTGGTCGAACCGTACTTCGCGGTCCAGCGGCAGGCGGCCGGGTGGTCGGCGGCATTCCTGGTTTTCTGCCTGCTGTGCGGGGCGGCTGCGGTCCTGTGCGCCGGGAAGGGAAAGGAGGACGCGGCGCCGCAGGCGATACCTCAAGGAGGCGAGGATATGGAGAAGCCGGTGACGGGGACCATGCTTCTCTGGACGGCGCTGGCGGCCTGCGCTTCCGCCCTGCTGCTCGCCGTGACGAACCACCTTACGCAAAACGTCGCTGCGATACCGTTCCTCTGGGTCCTTCCGTTGACCTTGTACCTGCTTAGTTTCATCCTCTGTTTTTCGGTGGAGGGGCGGTACCGGCGGATCTTCTACCTGCCGCTTCTTGCGGCCGCCCTCGGCGGGATGTGCCACCTGCTTTCGCCGGGATACGAGACCGCCGGGCTGGTACTGCTGATTCCGGTCTACGCGGGGGGGCTGTTCGTGGCATGCATGGTCTGCCACGGCGAACTCGCGGCGCTGAAGCCCCATCCCCGGCACCTCACCGCTTTCTACCTGATGATCTCCCTGGGAGGCGCCACCGGCGGCATCTTCGTCGGTCTCGTCGCGCCGTACGGTTTTCGCGGTTATTACGAACTTCCCGCCGGGATCGCCGCCTGCGCCGTGCTTGCGACGGTCGTCCTTTACCGGCTGCCTTCTTCAGCCGCGCATTGGGCTCGCTGGAGAGGCGCTTTGCTTCTTGCCGCAGCCGCCGGCACGCTGGCGCTTTTCGCTGCCCTCGGCTGGCAGGTCCGCAGGGATGCGCGTGGCGCGCGGGTCATGGAGCGTAATTTCTACGGAGGTCTGAGGGTTAGCGACTCGGGTAACCCGGACAGCGAATCCGCGATTCGGACGCTCGTCCACGGGACGATTTACCACGGGCGGCAGTTTCTCTCCCCGTCGATGCGCCGCCGGCCTACCGCCTACTACGGTCCGTCGTCCGGAATCGGGCTCGCGCTGCGGAGCCTCGCCGGGAAAAAGCCGCGGCGCGTCGGGGTCATCGGACTCGGTGCGGGGACGATCGCCGCCTACGGAAAGCGCGGAGACCGCTACCGCTTCTACGAGATCAACCCGCTGGTCATCCGGTTTGCGGACACTGAATTCAGCTTCCTGCGGGATACGGAAGCCGAGGTGGAAGTCGTACCCGGCGACGCCCGCCTGTCGATGGAAACGGAGCCCCGCCAGGATTTCGATCTTCTCGCGGTGGACGCTTTTTCGGGCGATTCTATCCCGGTCCACCTGCTGACACGTGAAGCGTTCGGAGTATATTTCCGGCACCTGAAAGACCGCGGAGTTCTCGCGGTGCACGTCTCGAACAAGTACCTGGACCTGAAACCCGTCGTGCGACTGGCCGCGCTGTCGATGGGGAAGGAGGCTGTGACGGTCGAAACCGAAGACGACCCGGCCAATGCCTGGTACGGTTCGACCTGGATCCTGATTTCGGGCGGCCGTGCGCTTTTCGATTTTCCACCCTTGAAGGAAGCGGGGAAACCGCTTGCGGCCAGGGAAAACGTCGGCCTGTGGACCGACGAATACAGCAATCTATTCCGGATTCTCAAGTAG